A genome region from Deinococcus sp. HSC-46F16 includes the following:
- a CDS encoding DNA-3-methyladenine glycosylase has product MPAPLSPTFFDRDPVRAARELLGATLVRVLPGGEVLAGRVVEAEAYDCIRDPACTAGRFHAVRTLAMAIPPGHWLFWTAHGHPLLQVACREEGVSASVLIRALEPLEGVGHMLTHRPVTRERDLTNGPAKLVYALGLNPEQIAGQPVNGPALHLLPGPAVPDEQVGVTARVGLLAGKTLPWRFLIRGNPWVSPGVPSMEL; this is encoded by the coding sequence TTTTTTGACCGTGACCCGGTGCGGGCCGCGCGGGAGCTGCTGGGCGCGACCCTGGTGCGCGTGCTGCCGGGCGGCGAGGTGCTCGCGGGCCGGGTGGTCGAGGCCGAGGCCTACGACTGCATCCGCGACCCCGCCTGCACGGCCGGACGCTTTCACGCCGTCCGCACCCTGGCGATGGCGATCCCGCCCGGCCATTGGCTCTTCTGGACAGCGCACGGCCACCCCCTGCTGCAAGTCGCCTGCCGGGAGGAGGGCGTCTCGGCCAGCGTGCTGATCCGGGCACTGGAACCACTGGAGGGTGTCGGCCACATGCTGACCCACCGCCCGGTGACCCGCGAGCGTGACCTCACCAACGGCCCCGCCAAGCTCGTCTATGCGCTGGGGCTGAATCCTGAACAGATCGCCGGGCAGCCCGTCAACGGTCCGGCCCTGCATCTCCTGCCCGGCCCGGCCGTGCCCGACGAGCAGGTCGGGGTCACCGCCCGCGTCGGCTTGCTGGCGGGCAAGACCCTGCCGTGGCGCTTCCTGATTCGGGGGAATCCCTGGGTGTCGCCGGGGGTGCCGAGC